CTGAGCCTTCCGCTCGGTCGGCGGAAGAACGAACGTCGTCTCCGAGAGGTTCATCTCCTTGGCAATCGATTGCATCTCGTCGCTCGTCAACCCGTGGGCGTCGGGAAAGATGGCGAGCGGGTTGCCGGTGAAAGGACGGTCGGTGAAGACATCGGCCTGGATGAAACCGTATTCCCTCATGGGGCCCAAAATACTACCTCAAAGGTTGGAAAGGCACCCGTTCACCGAAGCGCGTAAACCTCGAGCTCTTTCGGCGCGATCTCGATCTTGACCGGGGTCTGCGACATTGGCTCGCCGTCAGCGAAGACTTCGGCAGGCTCCTCGGTCTCGATCTCGACGAAACGGGTCTTGATGTAGTCGACCATTGGATGGGCGAGGTGCCGGCCCTCGAAAACGCTCGGAAAGACGCGAAGAAGAGATGCCGGCGAGATGGCGCGTACCAGACACAGGTCGAGCATCCCGTCGGAAAGGTCGGCTTGCGGGGTGATCCGCATACCGCCCCCATAGCGCGATGAGTTACCCACGGCGGCGAAGGTGATGTCGCCCTGGAATACACCCCCATCGTGGTGGACCTTCGCCGGTATCGGGCGAAAGCCGACGAGTGTCCTCAGGACCGCGTAGGTGTACAACAAGCGGCCGGACAGGAGCGCGGTGTCCCTCGCCCGTCGAGCCGCTTCGGCATCGAAGCCCGCGCCGGCAATGCCGAGGAAGACCCGCTCTCCGCACCGTCCCAGATCCACGAGACGCCTCTTGCCAGCACGAATCGCGCGCCAGGTGTCGGTGCGATCTCGGATCCCGATCTCCGCGGCAAAGTCGTTTCCCCGCCCCAGGGGAACCACTGCAAGCGCGGGACGCTGGGCACGCGGTATCTGCACCAGGCCGTTGGCGACATCGTTGAGCGTGCCATCTCCGCCACAGGCGATGACGACGTCGAACCGAAGAGCGCCGGCCGCGAGCCGTTTCGTATCTTCTCCCGAGCCGGGAGAATGCTCCTCGACCGAGGCGCCCTCGCGCTCGAGGCTGGTTACGAGCTCCGCCGACTCACCGGCTCCTTTCGAGGTGCCGGCACGGGGATTGCGAAGCACCAGCACGCGCATGGAAGTGAGATAGTCTAGCGCGATTCGTTTCGATTCGATGAATTGGTCTCGAGCCCTCTACGCGTTCACCCTTGCGAGCTACCTCTGGTTGTGCTTCTGCTGGTTCGACCATGACCTGGGTGGAGAGCTCGCCGACACGCCGGTGATGATCCCGCTCGGCGTGCTCGGCGTCGTGCTGACCGCGATCACGTGGTTCTATCGCGGAAATCTGCGATTGGGTACCGAGGGCAAGATCACTCTGGCGGTGTTCTCGTTCGCCTTCTTTAGCCGTCTGCCTTTCCTGGCTTCGTCCTACGGTCTGTTCAGCTCCGACGCCGCCGCCCAGGGCATCATGGCCCTTCACATCGCCGAGGGAAAGCACCACCCGATCTTTCTCTACAAATGGTCCTACGTGGGGAGCCTCAAGGCTCACCTCACGGCGCTCCTCGCGTCGATTCTGGGCGACCCGGTCGTAAGCTTCGCCTCGAGCGCCGTCCTTGCCTATGCGGCCTTCGCCGCGGCGGTGTACTTCCTGGCCCGCAGCGTCGCGTCGCGAACCGAATCGATGATGGCGTCGCTACTGGTGATTCTCGCGCCAGGATTTC
This genomic interval from Vicinamibacteria bacterium contains the following:
- a CDS encoding diacylglycerol kinase family protein, which encodes MRVLVLRNPRAGTSKGAGESAELVTSLEREGASVEEHSPGSGEDTKRLAAGALRFDVVIACGGDGTLNDVANGLVQIPRAQRPALAVVPLGRGNDFAAEIGIRDRTDTWRAIRAGKRRLVDLGRCGERVFLGIAGAGFDAEAARRARDTALLSGRLLYTYAVLRTLVGFRPIPAKVHHDGGVFQGDITFAAVGNSSRYGGGMRITPQADLSDGMLDLCLVRAISPASLLRVFPSVFEGRHLAHPMVDYIKTRFVEIETEEPAEVFADGEPMSQTPVKIEIAPKELEVYALR